In Silene latifolia isolate original U9 population chromosome 3, ASM4854445v1, whole genome shotgun sequence, a single window of DNA contains:
- the LOC141647573 gene encoding uncharacterized protein LOC141647573 translates to MLSLRCKNSIQTFSFLHNFYRFHLYSTKSPNQSFANYLVNNLGFSHQQALSTSTKLPSKNTNDFKSSDNANSVVDFLKQHGFDDTHIIKVVSSCPKILASNVHQTLKPKFKLLQDHGFSGSNLVSVITSSPSFVTRQMDTIIHDLRAVLGSDENLTKLFRKSNAFTTTSALENLVSNVALLNNEYGVGIHVIRNSIVKQHACFLRKPEFFRNVLVRVEEELGIPRTSGMFLYGLYLLSGFSKECIESKCQALRSFGWTEYDVSELMRRGPNAFLSSAESIKKKLGFLMTELGYDPDFIASHSALFTYSLETRMVPRHRVLLILKEKCLLDYNFYTAIIKTETKFLKTLIEPYKEAVPGLLKVYQNSKGCSNVEAVLR, encoded by the coding sequence atgcTGAGTTTGCGTTGCAAAAACAGCATTCAAACCTTCTCATTTCTGCACAATTTCTATCGTTTCCATCTCTATTCAACCAAATCCCCAAATCAATCTTTCGCtaattatttagttaataatCTGGGTTTCTCTCATCAACAagctttatcaacttctaccaAACTACCTTCCAAGAATACTAATGACTTCAAATCATCTGATAATGCTAATTCTGTTGTTGATTTCTTAAAACAACATGGTTTTGATGATACCCATATCATAAAGGTTGTATCTTCTTGCCCTAAAATCTTAGCTTCTAATGTtcaccaaaccctaaaacccAAATTTAAACTTCTCCAAGATCATGGTTTTTCTGGGTCCAATTTAGTTTCTGTTATTACCTCTAGTCCTTCATTTGTAACTAGACAGATGGATACaattatccatgatcttagggctGTTTTGGGTAGTGATGAAAATCTAACCAAGCTTTTTAGAAAATCAAATGCGTTTACAACAACATCTGCTCTTGAAAATCTTGTATCCAATGTTGCGTTGTTGAATAATGAGTACGGTGTCGGTATTCATGTTATTCGGAATAGCATTGTAAAACAACATGCGTGTTTTTTGAGGAAACCCGAGTTTTTCCGAAATGTGCTGGTTAGGGTTGAAGAGGAATTGGGGATTCCTCGAACTTCTGGGATGTTTTTGTATGGCTTGTATTTGCTGTCTGGCTTTAGTAAGGAATGTATTGAGTCGAAATGTCAAGCTTTAAGAAGCTTTGGATGGACTGAATATGATGTTTCTGAATTAATGAGGAGAGGTCCTAATGCTTTCCTATCATCTGCAGAAAGTATTAAGAAAAAGTTGGGATTTTTGATGACTGAGTTGGGTTATGACCCTGATTTCATAGCATCACATTCTGCGTTGTTTACTTATAGTCTAGAGACTCGAATGGTGCCCAGACATcgtgttttgttgattttgaagGAGAAGTGTTTGTTAGATTACAACTTTTATACTGCCATCATTAAAACCGAGACTAAGTTCTTAAAGACTCTTATTGAACCTTATAAGGAAGCTGTACCGGGTCTTCTTAAAGTTTACCAGAATAGCAAAGGTTGTTCAAACGTTGAGGCCGTTTTAAGGTGA